From the Deltaproteobacteria bacterium genome, the window GGCAAACCAACCTTATTAAAAACTGATTTAGTTTGGCTTGATGAAGCTCCACAAGCTTTTGCCGCAAGAATTAACAACGAAGGGCTAGCCATATATGTCAAATAAACATGCAGATAGCATAAATAATCTAAATCGGGCGCTGCGGGCATTACGCCTTGCTGCTACTACGCCAGTCGCCGAACCGCGTGATCTTGCAGGAATTATTAAAAATTTTGAAATTGTGTACGAACTTAGCTGGAAAACCCTAAAAAGAAAGCTAGAAAATGCAGGTCATAACCCATCTTCAGCTCGTTCTGCTTTCGAAATGGCCTTTGAATTAGGTTGGATAGAAAATGAAGAAA encodes:
- a CDS encoding nucleotidyltransferase substrate binding protein; amino-acid sequence: MSNKHADSINNLNRALRALRLAATTPVAEPRDLAGIIKNFEIVYELSWKTLKRKLENAGHNPSSARSAFEMAFELGWIENEEIWLAMIADRNLTVHTYNETFAEAMIDRIRNNYLPAYEKLLHYLH